The Christiangramia flava JLT2011 genome has a segment encoding these proteins:
- a CDS encoding DUF4249 domain-containing protein has translation MMKKNILKSMKGIFGLAVIGIILFFHSCVEPYTPSTEVFEQVLVVESFLTSELKHHQVKLSETYRLEDDTVSYVTNANVKVLSDKGERFDYFSAGQGIYLSVDEYRAEQGVKYQLEIEFQGKIYRSDEEEITGVSNLTSVEANRAVDDDGVLGVAIQANSNSASGDTKFYRYTYEETYKIVSPYTSNQKFITDEDGFAVLVDVGPDEEREICYNTLSSKKGVLSNTNFLNADNQEDVLIKFIPVTDKKILNRYSILVSQLVISGEAYRYFETLEELSNSESVFSQNQPGFLNGNIMSVNDPEENVVGYFEVASVSKQRIFFNFTDVFNSDERPDPTADCEVVRPLTGLGFEPGDIDFYVSAGLLQYLSDAPPSTDPLNPEGPYNMVPVECIDCRSIGTPIKPDFWIEENEN, from the coding sequence ATGATGAAGAAGAATATTTTAAAATCTATGAAAGGAATTTTTGGGCTTGCTGTTATTGGCATCATTTTATTTTTCCACTCTTGTGTGGAGCCCTATACACCTTCTACTGAAGTTTTTGAACAGGTTTTGGTCGTGGAAAGCTTTTTAACTTCAGAGTTAAAGCATCACCAGGTGAAGCTTTCAGAAACTTATCGCCTGGAAGATGACACCGTGTCTTATGTCACGAATGCGAACGTGAAGGTTCTTTCAGATAAAGGAGAACGCTTTGATTATTTTTCGGCAGGGCAGGGAATTTATCTTTCTGTGGATGAATACCGGGCAGAGCAAGGGGTGAAATACCAGCTGGAAATAGAATTTCAGGGGAAGATCTATCGGTCAGACGAGGAAGAGATCACCGGTGTTTCTAATTTAACCAGTGTGGAAGCTAACCGGGCCGTTGACGATGATGGAGTTCTCGGGGTAGCGATCCAGGCCAATAGCAACAGTGCCTCTGGCGATACCAAATTCTATCGTTACACTTATGAAGAAACCTATAAAATTGTTTCACCCTACACCTCGAACCAGAAATTCATTACTGATGAAGATGGTTTTGCGGTGCTGGTAGATGTTGGTCCAGATGAGGAACGGGAGATTTGTTACAATACACTTAGTTCAAAAAAAGGGGTTTTGAGCAATACCAATTTTCTGAATGCCGATAACCAGGAAGATGTCCTGATAAAATTTATCCCGGTAACTGATAAAAAGATTTTGAATCGTTACAGTATCCTGGTTTCACAGCTGGTAATTTCAGGAGAAGCCTATCGGTATTTTGAAACTTTGGAAGAATTGTCTAATTCGGAATCGGTTTTTTCCCAGAACCAGCCAGGTTTTCTGAATGGAAATATCATGTCAGTGAATGATCCGGAAGAAAATGTGGTGGGGTATTTTGAAGTAGCCAGTGTTTCCAAACAGCGTATTTTCTTCAATTTCACAGATGTGTTCAATTCTGATGAGCGGCCAGACCCAACAGCCGATTGTGAAGTGGTGAGGCCCTTGACAGGTTTGGGATTTGAACCCGGGGACATTGATTTTTACGTTTCCGCGGGACTTTTGCAATACCTGTCTGATGCGCCACCTTCCACAGATCCTCTGAATCCCGAAGGACCTTATAATATGGTTCCGGTAGAATGCATAGACTGTAGAAGTATTGGAACACCGATAAAACCTGATTTTTGGATCGAAGAAAATGAAAACTAA
- a CDS encoding SRPBCC family protein: MKIYTLHSRQKLPISAKQAWEFLSDPANLKTITPDYMGFEILSGADRPMYQGQIIQYLVSPVAGIKTKWVTEITHVKDGEYFVDEQRFGPYALWHHKHFIKPIDGGVEMEDIVDYKLPFGKIGQLVHPFMVKPKLNEIFEYRRKKLIELFGDFPSENEPKPKLKQDILN, from the coding sequence ATGAAAATTTATACGCTTCATAGTCGGCAAAAACTACCCATTTCTGCCAAACAGGCCTGGGAATTTCTTTCTGATCCCGCTAATTTAAAAACGATTACGCCAGATTATATGGGATTTGAGATCCTCTCGGGAGCTGACAGGCCAATGTACCAGGGCCAGATCATTCAATACCTGGTGAGTCCGGTTGCGGGCATCAAAACCAAGTGGGTCACAGAGATCACACATGTGAAGGATGGCGAGTACTTTGTAGATGAACAGCGTTTTGGGCCTTACGCACTCTGGCATCACAAACATTTTATCAAACCTATCGATGGCGGTGTGGAAATGGAGGATATCGTTGATTATAAGCTGCCCTTCGGAAAAATTGGCCAACTGGTTCACCCATTTATGGTAAAGCCAAAACTGAACGAGATTTTCGAGTACCGGCGCAAAAAACTGATCGAGCTATTCGGCGATTTTCCTTCAGAAAATGAACCGAAACCAAAACTGAAGCAGGACATTTTAAATTGA
- a CDS encoding DUF2911 domain-containing protein, which translates to MKKLLLLVVFAAFGSALSAQVMAPQPSPTGKIEQKVGLTDVTIEYSRPGMKGRSIFGDLVPYGKVWRTGANANTKITFGDDVKIGGKDLKKGTYAIYTIPNQDSWEVMFYSKSDNWGVPQEWDDSAVALKAEASVSTLPFDMETFTIMIDDLSNDSGVIEFIWADKVASLPFQVPTEQKTMVSIERTMSGPTANDYFAAASYYHDSGKDLDKAYEWVSEAVKMAGDDAYWMLRKKSLIEAEMGKKDAAIATAKRSLAAAKKAGNPDYVKMNEDSLKEWGAK; encoded by the coding sequence ATGAAAAAATTACTACTGCTAGTTGTTTTTGCGGCCTTTGGAAGCGCATTGAGCGCCCAGGTTATGGCACCGCAGCCGAGTCCCACCGGGAAGATTGAGCAAAAAGTTGGTCTTACAGATGTGACCATTGAATATTCCAGGCCAGGCATGAAAGGTCGAAGCATTTTTGGAGATCTTGTTCCCTACGGAAAAGTTTGGAGAACAGGTGCCAATGCCAATACCAAGATCACTTTTGGAGACGATGTGAAGATTGGTGGAAAGGACCTGAAAAAAGGAACATATGCCATTTATACCATTCCGAACCAGGATTCCTGGGAAGTGATGTTTTACAGCAAAAGTGATAACTGGGGTGTCCCCCAGGAATGGGATGATTCAGCAGTTGCTTTAAAAGCGGAAGCCAGTGTTTCCACACTTCCTTTTGATATGGAAACCTTTACGATCATGATCGATGATCTTTCCAACGATTCCGGAGTGATCGAATTCATTTGGGCTGATAAAGTGGCTAGCCTGCCATTTCAGGTTCCAACCGAGCAAAAAACAATGGTTAGTATCGAACGAACTATGAGCGGTCCTACGGCAAACGATTATTTCGCTGCTGCGTCTTATTACCATGACTCTGGTAAAGATTTGGACAAAGCTTATGAGTGGGTGAGTGAGGCCGTTAAAATGGCCGGTGATGATGCTTATTGGATGCTTCGGAAGAAATCGCTGATCGAAGCAGAAATGGGGAAAAAGGATGCTGCCATCGCTACAGCAAAACGTTCTCTCGCTGCCGCTAAAAAAGCCGGCAATCCAGATTATGTGAAAATGAACGAAGATTCCCTGAAAGAATGGGGAGCGAAATAA
- a CDS encoding sodium:solute symporter — protein MQLIDWIILVGTITFIVWYGVYKTRGSKNVHDFIGGGKNAKWWTIGLSVMATQASAITFLSTPGQAFHDGMGFVQFYFGLPIAMVIICMVFIPIYHRLKVYTAYEYLETRFDRKTRTLTSLLFLIQRGLAAGITIFAPAIILSAVLGWHLTTLTVIIGVLVIIYTVSGGTKAVSVTQKQQMAVILTGMILAFVMILHFLPESVSFTNALEIAGTGGKMDILDYSFDFENRYTLWSGLIGGSFLALSYFGTDQSQVQRYLTGGSVRESQLGMIFNGLLKVPLQFFILLVGVMVFVFYQFHTAPLNFNPAATQTVLNSQYANQYEDLMVEHENTQEQKQRISLNYAENKETMSDQEIASFQKEFKSLSEKEEMLKEDARTFIDAAEGGAESNDKDYVFIHFILNNLPKGVVGLLIAVILSAAMSSTASELNALASTTTIDIYRRNIRKDESEEHYLEASKWFTLMWGVIAIAFASLADLFDNLIQLVNIIGSIFYGNVLGIFLLAFFMKKIKSNAVFIAAIITQALVILVFNLNLMPYLWLNVLGCILVISISWIIQISNNAKNKTETTV, from the coding sequence ATGCAGTTAATAGACTGGATCATACTTGTTGGAACCATCACTTTCATCGTCTGGTACGGGGTGTACAAAACCCGGGGAAGTAAGAATGTGCACGATTTCATCGGCGGCGGAAAGAACGCCAAGTGGTGGACGATTGGATTATCAGTGATGGCTACGCAGGCCAGCGCCATTACCTTTCTTTCTACACCTGGACAGGCTTTTCACGACGGAATGGGCTTTGTTCAGTTCTATTTTGGACTGCCTATAGCCATGGTCATCATTTGTATGGTGTTCATCCCGATCTATCACCGATTAAAGGTCTATACCGCTTACGAATACCTGGAAACACGATTCGATCGTAAAACCCGCACGCTCACTTCTTTGCTGTTCTTGATCCAACGGGGTTTGGCTGCCGGGATTACCATTTTTGCACCTGCGATCATCCTTTCTGCAGTTTTGGGATGGCATCTTACAACATTGACCGTAATTATTGGAGTACTGGTAATTATTTATACGGTTTCCGGTGGAACCAAAGCTGTTAGTGTGACCCAGAAGCAACAAATGGCCGTGATCCTTACCGGAATGATCCTGGCTTTTGTGATGATTCTCCATTTCCTGCCAGAGAGCGTTAGTTTTACCAATGCTTTGGAAATTGCTGGTACCGGCGGAAAAATGGATATCCTGGACTATTCCTTTGATTTTGAAAACCGCTATACGCTCTGGAGCGGACTCATTGGCGGAAGCTTCCTGGCCCTCTCCTACTTCGGGACCGATCAAAGCCAGGTGCAGCGCTATTTAACCGGCGGCTCGGTAAGAGAAAGTCAGCTTGGGATGATCTTCAACGGGTTGCTGAAAGTGCCCCTTCAGTTTTTCATATTGCTTGTGGGCGTCATGGTGTTTGTATTTTACCAGTTTCACACGGCGCCGCTCAATTTCAACCCGGCAGCCACACAAACGGTGCTGAATTCCCAATATGCCAATCAGTATGAAGACCTGATGGTTGAACACGAAAATACCCAGGAACAAAAGCAGCGAATCAGCCTGAATTATGCCGAGAATAAGGAAACGATGAGCGATCAGGAAATTGCCAGTTTTCAGAAAGAATTTAAGAGTCTTAGTGAAAAGGAGGAAATGCTGAAGGAAGACGCGAGAACTTTTATTGATGCCGCCGAAGGTGGAGCAGAAAGCAATGATAAAGATTACGTTTTCATCCATTTTATACTGAATAATCTTCCGAAGGGCGTCGTAGGCTTGCTGATCGCCGTGATCCTTTCCGCAGCGATGTCCAGTACCGCATCTGAACTGAATGCGCTGGCATCTACCACCACCATCGATATTTACCGAAGGAATATTCGTAAAGATGAAAGCGAAGAGCACTATCTCGAAGCATCCAAATGGTTTACCCTTATGTGGGGAGTGATCGCGATCGCCTTTGCCAGCCTGGCCGATCTTTTTGATAATTTGATCCAGCTGGTGAACATCATTGGAAGTATTTTCTACGGAAATGTACTCGGCATCTTTCTGCTGGCCTTCTTCATGAAAAAGATTAAAAGCAACGCGGTATTTATCGCTGCCATCATCACCCAGGCCTTGGTAATTTTGGTGTTCAACCTCAACTTAATGCCTTATTTATGGCTGAATGTGTTAGGCTGTATCCTGGTGATCAGTATTTCCTGGATCATCCAGATTTCGAATAACGCGAAGAACAAAACAGAAACGACAGTATGA
- a CDS encoding SDR family NAD(P)-dependent oxidoreductase, whose protein sequence is MKKNILLIGGSTGIGKSIADKLKKDHQVFMASRNDPEDDQIHHLAFDVLKDDTSSLDLPEELHGFVYCPGSIDLKPFKMIKPETFEKEMQLNFFGLVRSLKGVLDKLINANQASLIFFSTVAVKTGMPFHTSVAAAKGAIEGFAKSLAAEYAPSFRVNVIAPSLTDTPLAEKLLSSEEKKTKMGERHPLKRTGTASDIANLAVYLLSEDSSWMTGQILGVDGGLSTLNVN, encoded by the coding sequence ATGAAAAAAAATATTTTACTGATTGGGGGTTCCACCGGAATCGGAAAAAGTATCGCAGATAAACTGAAAAAAGATCACCAGGTTTTTATGGCCTCTCGCAATGATCCTGAAGACGACCAAATTCATCACCTGGCATTCGATGTGCTCAAAGATGACACTAGTTCGCTTGATCTTCCTGAAGAACTACATGGTTTCGTTTACTGTCCCGGAAGCATCGATTTAAAACCTTTTAAAATGATCAAACCCGAAACTTTTGAAAAAGAAATGCAGCTAAACTTCTTCGGTTTGGTCCGTTCACTGAAAGGGGTGCTCGATAAACTGATAAATGCCAATCAGGCTAGTCTTATTTTCTTCAGTACTGTGGCCGTTAAAACAGGAATGCCTTTCCATACCAGCGTAGCGGCTGCTAAAGGAGCCATTGAGGGCTTCGCAAAATCACTGGCTGCCGAGTATGCCCCGAGCTTCCGTGTGAATGTGATAGCTCCTTCCCTGACAGATACGCCTTTGGCCGAAAAACTATTATCTTCCGAAGAAAAGAAAACAAAAATGGGAGAACGCCACCCGCTTAAAAGAACCGGGACAGCCAGCGATATTGCCAATCTGGCGGTTTACCTACTAAGCGAGGACAGCAGCTGGATGACCGGGCAAATTTTAGGAGTTGACGGCGGACTTTCCACTTTAAACGTAAATTAA
- a CDS encoding Gfo/Idh/MocA family protein: MKKIKWGIIGLGKIAGKFAGDLQKVEEAILYGVASRNMEKAEEFKEEFHAEKAFGSYEAILKDEEVDVIYVATPHVYHAEITKDCLHHGKAVLCEKPFAMNRSQVEEMIALAKEKNIFLMEALWTKFLPHFKAVEETIKTGKYGKIKAIKADFGFKADYNPEKRLFNKDLGGGSLLDIGIYPVFLAHHFLGMPDSVEAEAIIGKTGVDERCDIRFHYNNGTSAELFSTLQEDSGTTAEIELENGKITMHSRFHEPTSAQFEIDGKMEIRNYGVTTKGYNFEAEHVTKMLQQGKKESDIMSFQDSLELISLLDSIREKIDLQY; this comes from the coding sequence ATGAAAAAGATAAAATGGGGAATCATTGGTTTAGGTAAGATCGCCGGGAAGTTCGCAGGTGATTTGCAAAAAGTAGAGGAGGCTATTCTCTACGGTGTCGCAAGCCGAAACATGGAAAAAGCCGAAGAATTCAAAGAAGAATTTCACGCCGAAAAGGCTTTTGGAAGTTATGAAGCTATTTTAAAAGACGAAGAGGTAGATGTGATCTATGTGGCCACACCGCATGTCTATCATGCTGAGATCACCAAAGATTGCCTTCATCACGGCAAAGCGGTTCTCTGCGAGAAACCTTTCGCGATGAACCGTTCCCAGGTCGAGGAAATGATCGCCCTTGCCAAAGAGAAGAATATCTTTTTAATGGAAGCACTATGGACGAAATTTCTTCCGCATTTTAAAGCCGTAGAGGAAACCATCAAAACTGGCAAATATGGGAAGATCAAAGCTATAAAAGCTGATTTTGGCTTCAAGGCCGATTACAATCCTGAAAAGAGGCTTTTCAATAAAGATCTTGGTGGCGGAAGTTTACTGGATATCGGGATCTATCCCGTTTTTCTGGCTCATCATTTCTTAGGAATGCCAGATTCTGTGGAAGCCGAAGCGATCATAGGGAAAACTGGGGTAGACGAGCGCTGCGACATCAGGTTTCATTATAATAATGGAACTTCCGCAGAACTATTCAGCACCCTGCAGGAAGATAGTGGTACAACTGCTGAAATTGAACTGGAAAATGGCAAGATCACCATGCACTCAAGGTTTCACGAACCAACTTCTGCCCAGTTTGAGATCGATGGAAAAATGGAAATTCGGAATTACGGGGTGACCACGAAGGGTTATAATTTTGAAGCGGAACATGTAACGAAAATGTTGCAACAGGGTAAAAAAGAAAGCGATATTATGAGTTTTCAGGATAGCCTGGAACTGATCAGTCTCTTGGACAGTATTCGGGAAAAGATTGATTTACAATATTAA
- a CDS encoding TonB-dependent receptor has protein sequence MMKKIILLAVFLLGISASAQERKEPTVSISFENESLATALAQLKAKAGIQIFYPDSWIPEKQVSGNYQNTAISTVLEDLLDESLLNFYQLENGDVVLTRNSMIYSKLPEGFFGKLAETDQNIPAENEEETLYSAPVLYENTTSSNQEVQTVRIGKENRRNNQSRFRLSGHAYDKKTGEPITNLAILVNDSRTGVSTDIDGYYEISLRPGINLIQTKSLTNENVTRRIIIYNDGSYDLQLAESLEQLGEVQISSNADKNVDNANTGEEEIDIENIKNIPLVLGERDIMKVATTLPGISTTGEGSAGFNVRGGKADQNLILLDDAVMYNPAHFFGIFSAINPFTTGEATIYKGNIPAKYGGRLSSVFDIQTKDAATDEFQGEASIGPVTSNLALQLPIIKEKSGLMIGGRSTYSDWILKNLDEPQLKNSTAFFYDGIAKYNHQINENNKLSLTGYMSKDRFSITSDSVYSYENRIATLHYEHRFNDRNRGELILTNSNYRFNIDYENNFRDNFNSGYQINETEVKLDMKHILSSKHQFDYGVSGKLYQIDPGFIEPIGEDSELLPVSLSREKGLESGIWVADDFKVNDQLLLSAGVRYSLFTALGPDTVRFYEEGNAKADNTVVSQEEYSNNEPIQTYSGPEFRLSGRYYLLPDLSLKASYNNTYQYIHTLSNNVTVSPTDTYRLSGYHIQPQRAQQYSLGLFKNFENDEIETSIEGYYKTSENMLDFKTGANLFLNEFVETEVIQGQGKSYGVELLLKKKAGDLNGWIGYTYSRSFLKLDGEFREERVNSGEYFPSNYDKPHDLSIVANYKLTQRFSFSANFIYQTGRPITYPVGQYSYDGSEYVLYSNRNQFRIPDYYRLDLSFNLEGNHKLQKLGHSFWNFSVYNVLGRNNPYSVYFVTKDGEIEGRQSSIFAVPVPTISYNFKF, from the coding sequence ATGATGAAGAAAATTATCCTCCTGGCCGTATTCTTACTGGGAATTTCGGCGAGTGCACAAGAACGAAAAGAGCCAACAGTTAGCATCAGTTTCGAAAATGAAAGCCTTGCAACCGCATTGGCTCAATTGAAAGCTAAAGCTGGTATCCAGATATTTTATCCTGATTCCTGGATTCCCGAAAAGCAGGTTAGCGGAAACTATCAGAATACCGCCATTTCCACAGTTTTGGAAGATCTACTTGACGAATCTCTGCTGAACTTTTACCAACTGGAAAATGGCGATGTGGTGCTAACCCGTAATAGCATGATCTACTCCAAACTTCCGGAAGGTTTCTTCGGAAAACTGGCAGAAACCGATCAAAATATTCCCGCAGAAAATGAGGAAGAAACCCTTTACAGTGCGCCGGTCCTTTATGAGAACACCACCAGTTCCAACCAGGAAGTTCAAACCGTACGTATTGGTAAAGAAAACCGTAGAAACAATCAGAGCAGGTTTCGCCTTTCCGGTCATGCGTATGATAAAAAAACCGGCGAACCAATTACCAATCTGGCTATTCTTGTTAATGATTCCAGGACTGGTGTAAGTACGGATATTGATGGATATTATGAAATTTCCCTTCGTCCCGGGATCAACCTGATCCAGACAAAATCTCTGACGAATGAAAATGTGACCCGAAGGATCATTATTTACAATGATGGTAGTTATGATTTACAGCTGGCAGAAAGTCTGGAGCAATTAGGTGAAGTTCAGATTTCCTCTAATGCTGATAAGAATGTGGATAATGCCAATACGGGAGAAGAAGAGATCGATATTGAAAATATCAAAAATATTCCGCTGGTCCTGGGAGAACGTGATATCATGAAGGTTGCCACAACCTTGCCGGGAATATCTACCACCGGCGAAGGTTCAGCAGGATTTAATGTTAGGGGAGGGAAAGCTGATCAAAACCTGATCTTGCTCGATGATGCTGTAATGTACAATCCTGCCCATTTCTTCGGAATATTTTCAGCAATTAATCCGTTCACTACGGGCGAAGCGACGATCTATAAAGGAAATATCCCGGCGAAATACGGCGGAAGATTATCTTCAGTTTTTGATATACAAACCAAAGACGCGGCAACTGATGAATTCCAGGGAGAAGCCTCAATTGGTCCCGTGACCAGTAACCTGGCCTTACAATTACCCATTATAAAGGAAAAATCAGGGTTGATGATTGGTGGTCGCAGTACGTATTCTGACTGGATTCTGAAGAATCTCGATGAACCACAATTAAAGAACAGTACGGCCTTCTTTTATGACGGAATTGCCAAGTACAATCACCAGATCAACGAGAATAACAAGCTGAGTCTTACAGGCTATATGAGTAAGGATCGCTTCAGTATCACCTCAGATTCGGTATATAGCTATGAGAACAGGATAGCCACGCTCCACTATGAACATCGTTTCAACGACCGAAATAGGGGGGAACTCATTTTGACCAATAGCAATTATCGTTTCAATATTGATTACGAAAACAACTTCCGTGATAATTTTAATTCCGGTTACCAGATTAATGAAACGGAAGTGAAACTGGATATGAAGCATATTTTGAGCAGTAAACACCAGTTCGATTATGGAGTATCCGGGAAATTGTACCAAATAGATCCAGGATTTATCGAACCAATTGGAGAAGATTCTGAATTGCTTCCCGTTAGTTTATCTCGCGAAAAAGGATTGGAAAGCGGTATTTGGGTGGCTGATGATTTTAAAGTGAACGACCAGCTTCTGTTAAGTGCCGGGGTACGCTACAGTTTATTTACGGCTTTGGGGCCTGATACCGTAAGGTTCTATGAAGAAGGAAATGCAAAGGCTGATAATACCGTCGTAAGTCAGGAAGAATACTCGAATAACGAACCCATTCAAACCTATAGCGGCCCGGAATTCAGGCTTTCCGGAAGGTATTACCTTTTACCCGACCTGTCATTGAAAGCCAGCTATAACAATACCTATCAATACATCCATACCCTGTCTAATAACGTGACGGTTTCACCAACTGATACTTACCGACTTTCAGGTTACCATATCCAACCTCAAAGGGCGCAGCAGTACAGTCTTGGTCTCTTTAAGAATTTCGAAAATGATGAGATCGAGACCAGCATTGAGGGCTATTACAAAACCTCGGAAAATATGCTGGATTTCAAGACCGGCGCAAACCTGTTTTTGAATGAATTTGTAGAAACTGAAGTCATTCAGGGGCAAGGGAAATCGTATGGAGTGGAGCTCCTGCTAAAGAAAAAAGCGGGTGATCTGAATGGTTGGATTGGTTATACCTATTCAAGATCCTTCCTGAAGCTCGATGGTGAATTCCGGGAAGAACGGGTGAATTCAGGAGAGTATTTCCCCTCGAATTACGACAAACCTCATGACCTGAGCATAGTGGCAAATTACAAACTTACCCAGCGGTTCAGTTTTTCAGCGAATTTCATCTATCAAACCGGGAGACCTATTACGTATCCCGTAGGCCAATATTCTTATGATGGTTCTGAGTATGTGTTATACAGTAACAGAAACCAGTTTCGAATTCCGGATTATTACCGCCTGGACCTGAGTTTTAACCTGGAGGGTAATCATAAATTGCAAAAACTGGGTCATTCTTTCTGGAATTTTTCAGTCTATAATGTCCTGGGAAGAAACAATCCCTATTCGGTTTATTTTGTAACGAAAGACGGGGAAATTGAAGGACGACAGAGCTCAATATTTGCCGTTCCGGTGCCAACTATCAGTTATAATTTCAAATTTTAG